In Massilia antarctica, the following are encoded in one genomic region:
- a CDS encoding amino acid ABC transporter permease, translating to MDWSALAELLRDAAPSMLKGTGYTVIFALASMVGGLALGFPTALMRLSRWKLVRAPAQLYVSAMRGTPLLVQLYVIYYWLPSIGIDFPPVVAGVLALSLNAGAFLSESLRGAVLGVSQGQWRASFSLGLGYWSTLYHVVLPQALRVAVPSMSNTLISLIKDTSLVSVVTISELMLATKEAVAGSANPLPLYMTAALIYWCLSLLFEALQRYLERRLNRAHR from the coding sequence ATGGATTGGAGCGCGCTGGCCGAACTCTTGCGCGATGCCGCGCCCTCGATGCTCAAGGGCACCGGCTACACGGTGATCTTTGCGCTGGCCTCGATGGTCGGCGGGCTGGCCCTGGGCTTTCCCACGGCCCTGATGCGCCTGTCGCGCTGGAAGCTGGTGCGCGCGCCGGCCCAACTGTATGTGAGCGCGATGCGCGGCACGCCTCTGCTGGTGCAGCTGTACGTCATCTATTACTGGTTGCCCAGCATCGGCATCGACTTCCCGCCGGTGGTGGCCGGGGTGCTGGCGCTGTCGCTCAATGCCGGCGCTTTCCTGTCGGAGAGCCTGCGCGGCGCCGTGCTGGGCGTCAGCCAGGGCCAGTGGCGCGCCAGCTTCAGCCTGGGGCTCGGTTACTGGTCCACCCTGTACCACGTGGTGCTGCCGCAAGCGCTGCGCGTGGCCGTGCCGTCGATGAGCAACACCTTGATCAGCCTGATCAAGGATACCTCGCTGGTCTCGGTCGTCACCATTAGCGAGCTCATGCTTGCGACCAAGGAAGCGGTCGCCGGCAGCGCCAATCCCTTGCCGCTGTATATGACGGCGGCCCTGATTTACTGGTGCCTGAGCTTGCTGTTCGAGGCGCTGCAGCGCTATCTCGAACGGCGCCTGAACCGCGCGCACCGCTAA
- a CDS encoding transporter substrate-binding domain-containing protein has translation MPIQPRRRLTLTLSLVLIGAALAMPAAGADLLAGAKARGTLKIAMEGTYPPFNFKDLKTNQLAGYDVDVATLLAARMGLKPEFITTEWSAILAGLAAGKFDVVVSQVGINPKREQTFDFSEPYTYSNPQLIVRKNEKASYAALADLKGKKLGVGQGSVYEQQAKAVPGIDVRSYPAAPETLQDLAFGRIDAALNDSLMVAYLLNHSRLPIQAGARVGNVERMGIPVRKGNPELKAALNKALAAAQADGSLKTISLKWFGSDVSRPAAQP, from the coding sequence ATGCCTATCCAGCCCCGTCGCCGCCTGACCCTGACCCTGAGCCTTGTTCTGATCGGCGCCGCCCTGGCCATGCCGGCCGCCGGCGCCGACCTGCTTGCCGGCGCCAAGGCGCGCGGCACCTTGAAAATCGCCATGGAAGGCACGTATCCGCCATTTAACTTCAAGGACTTGAAGACCAACCAGCTGGCTGGCTACGACGTCGACGTCGCCACCTTGCTGGCGGCGCGCATGGGCCTGAAGCCCGAATTCATCACCACCGAGTGGAGCGCCATCCTGGCCGGGCTTGCGGCCGGCAAGTTCGATGTGGTCGTCAGCCAGGTGGGCATCAATCCCAAGCGCGAGCAAACCTTCGACTTTTCCGAGCCGTATACCTATTCGAATCCGCAACTGATCGTGCGCAAGAATGAAAAGGCATCGTACGCCGCCCTGGCCGACCTCAAGGGCAAAAAACTGGGCGTGGGGCAGGGCAGCGTCTACGAACAGCAGGCCAAGGCCGTGCCCGGCATCGATGTGCGCAGCTATCCGGCCGCGCCGGAAACCTTGCAGGACCTCGCTTTCGGCCGCATCGACGCCGCCCTCAACGATAGCCTGATGGTGGCTTACCTGCTCAATCACTCCAGGCTGCCGATCCAGGCTGGCGCGCGGGTCGGCAATGTCGAGCGCATGGGCATTCCTGTGCGCAAGGGCAATCCAGAGCTCAAGGCCGCCCTGAACAAGGCGCTGGCCGCGGCCCAGGCCGACGGCAGCCTCAAGACGATCTCGCTCAAATGGTTCGGCAGCGACGTCAGCCGCCCGGCCGCGCAGCCCTGA
- a CDS encoding DUF3460 family protein — MTKHTEKVHRPGDGYLSEFEQFMQGFLAQHPEVEVDRQRGWDIWWDHRIDLDELDKQRENELPVKPYVYD, encoded by the coding sequence ATGACGAAGCACACCGAGAAAGTTCACCGGCCGGGCGATGGCTATCTGTCCGAATTCGAACAATTCATGCAAGGTTTCCTGGCGCAGCATCCGGAGGTGGAGGTGGACCGCCAGCGCGGCTGGGATATCTGGTGGGACCACCGGATCGATCTGGATGAGCTCGACAAGCAGCGTGAGAACGAGCTGCCGGTCAAGCCCTACGTGTACGATTAG
- a CDS encoding YcbK family protein, whose amino-acid sequence MATRRDFLHQGLCLSTMGMISVPLIGCGSASAAPADKPRRPVQVTKAGKPAPPARAAAPSAPVPETELAPPPDIFDAQALDLDFWLKPRVLTMTRPQSGEKTKVLYWKDGQVIDSAYQELCHLMRDVNGKETAPIDPKLFDTLWGTQAFIARYGIEEPLEILSGFRTTKSNDKLREAGVPAARQSLHIEGKAADIRIARLNAEVLGGLVRSFRQGGVGYYYRSGPRGGWIHADTGLKRTWKG is encoded by the coding sequence ATGGCCACGCGCAGAGATTTTTTACATCAAGGCTTATGCCTGTCCACCATGGGCATGATTTCGGTTCCGCTGATCGGTTGCGGCAGCGCGAGCGCGGCGCCGGCGGACAAGCCCAGGCGGCCGGTCCAGGTTACCAAAGCGGGCAAGCCGGCGCCGCCAGCGCGGGCGGCGGCGCCCTCCGCGCCAGTTCCGGAAACCGAGTTGGCCCCCCCTCCCGATATTTTCGATGCACAAGCGCTGGACCTCGATTTCTGGCTCAAGCCGCGCGTGCTGACGATGACCCGTCCGCAAAGCGGCGAAAAAACCAAGGTGCTGTACTGGAAGGATGGCCAGGTCATCGATTCGGCCTACCAGGAGCTGTGCCACTTGATGCGTGACGTCAACGGCAAGGAAACGGCGCCCATCGATCCCAAGCTGTTCGACACCTTGTGGGGCACCCAGGCCTTCATTGCGCGCTACGGCATCGAGGAGCCGCTGGAAATCCTGTCGGGCTTTCGCACGACCAAATCGAACGACAAGCTGCGCGAAGCGGGTGTGCCGGCGGCGCGCCAGTCCCTGCATATCGAAGGCAAGGCGGCCGATATCCGCATCGCCAGGCTCAATGCCGAGGTGCTCGGCGGACTGGTGCGCAGTTTCCGCCAGGGCGGGGTAGGGTACTATTATCGGTCCGGGCCGCGCGGCGGCTGGATTCATGCCGATACCGGACTTAAGCGTACCTGGAAAGGTTAA
- a CDS encoding GNAT family N-acetyltransferase, producing the protein MADHQHNPEALMAWLGNKTPQNVASWFVSPANHALVAERDGAVVGVALLTQAGKLSLCYVLPEALYSGVGKALLRGVEAQARAWGVSVLRLNSTITASKFYQRNGYILAGKEKSCYGLECDFFWKKLNTCETSDPSPRKRFCNCTGQ; encoded by the coding sequence GTGGCCGATCACCAGCACAATCCGGAGGCGCTGATGGCTTGGCTGGGCAACAAGACGCCGCAGAATGTGGCGAGCTGGTTCGTCTCGCCGGCCAACCATGCCCTGGTTGCCGAGCGCGACGGCGCCGTCGTCGGTGTGGCGCTGCTGACCCAGGCCGGCAAATTGTCCCTGTGCTATGTCTTGCCTGAAGCGCTGTACAGCGGCGTCGGCAAGGCGCTCCTGCGCGGCGTGGAAGCCCAGGCGAGGGCCTGGGGCGTGAGCGTGCTGCGCCTGAACAGTACCATTACCGCCAGCAAGTTTTACCAACGCAACGGCTACATCCTCGCGGGCAAGGAAAAGAGTTGTTACGGACTGGAGTGCGACTTCTTCTGGAAGAAATTGAACACCTGCGAGACGAGCGACCCCAGCCCGCGCAAGCGTTTTTGCAACTGTACCGGGCAATAA
- a CDS encoding sulfate ABC transporter substrate-binding protein produces the protein MKTTCNRLTRRAILALAAGIAIVPLGASAADAQLLNVSYDVARELYKEINPAFIAEWKKSTGETITINQSHGGSSKQARSVADGLEASVVTMNQANDIDMLAERGVVAADWARKFPHNAAPFYSTMIFLVRKGNPKQIKTWDDLAKPGIKVVIPNPKTAGNGRYTYLAAWGSVIKKGGTEAQARELVAGIFKNVPVLDGGGRAATTTFTQRDIGDALVTFESEVQMVRTEFGDNFEVVYPAVSILAESPVAVVDKVVDKRGVRKQATAYLNFLYSEAGQTIGAKHFLRPRSEAVAKKFAANYKPIALFTVDEVFGGWKQAQKKHFDDGGEFDKIYQAK, from the coding sequence ATGAAAACAACATGCAATCGGCTTACCCGCCGGGCGATCCTGGCCCTGGCGGCCGGCATCGCCATCGTGCCGCTCGGCGCCAGCGCCGCCGATGCCCAGCTGCTCAACGTCTCGTACGACGTGGCGCGCGAGCTGTACAAGGAAATCAATCCGGCATTTATTGCAGAATGGAAGAAATCCACGGGCGAAACCATCACCATCAACCAGTCGCACGGCGGGTCGAGCAAGCAGGCGCGCTCGGTCGCGGACGGGCTCGAAGCATCGGTGGTGACCATGAACCAGGCCAATGACATCGACATGCTGGCCGAGCGCGGCGTGGTGGCGGCCGACTGGGCCCGGAAATTTCCGCACAATGCGGCGCCATTCTATTCGACCATGATTTTTTTGGTGCGCAAGGGCAATCCTAAACAGATCAAGACCTGGGACGACCTCGCCAAGCCCGGTATCAAGGTGGTCATTCCCAACCCGAAAACGGCCGGCAACGGGCGCTATACCTACCTGGCCGCCTGGGGTTCCGTGATCAAGAAGGGCGGCACCGAAGCCCAGGCGCGCGAGCTGGTCGCCGGCATCTTCAAGAACGTGCCGGTGCTCGACGGCGGCGGCCGCGCGGCCACCACCACCTTTACCCAGCGCGATATCGGCGACGCCCTGGTGACCTTCGAGAGCGAAGTGCAGATGGTGCGCACCGAATTCGGCGACAACTTCGAGGTCGTCTATCCGGCCGTATCGATCCTGGCCGAGTCGCCGGTGGCGGTGGTCGACAAGGTGGTCGACAAGCGCGGCGTGCGCAAACAGGCCACCGCCTACCTGAACTTCCTGTATTCCGAGGCCGGCCAGACCATCGGCGCCAAGCACTTCCTGCGCCCACGCTCGGAAGCGGTGGCCAAGAAATTTGCCGCCAATTACAAGCCGATCGCGCTATTCACGGTCGACGAAGTCTTCGGCGGCTGGAAACAGGCGCAGAAAAAACACTTCGACGATGGTGGCGAATTCGACAAGATCTACCAGGCAAAATAA
- a CDS encoding serine hydrolase, translating to MIKKLLVTLLISMSATAALAVPFGSQSVLVIEDDTGKILLEKNANQVVSIASLTKLMTAMVVLDAKQDMNEQIAIDQRDVDMLKHSTSRVPVGAVISRHDVLALALMSSDNRAAASLGRTYPGGVVAFKSAVRAKVAALGMTQTVIEEPTGLSPNNKSTASDLIKMARAASAYPEITRITTESSDTINISGREVEYRNTNRLVGAKGWEIGLSKTGYTEEAGRCLIMKIKSAGKNATLVLLNAKASSARILDALNIRRFVAGDDAPALAHAPARQRAQHVIVAAARAPVIKASLHGRGRNYPVIVAAHHGPAAKAGLHSRVKLKQNKPVIHRHRHE from the coding sequence ATGATCAAGAAATTACTTGTCACCCTATTGATATCGATGTCCGCCACGGCCGCCCTTGCCGTGCCGTTCGGATCGCAATCGGTACTGGTGATCGAGGACGACACCGGCAAGATCCTCCTTGAAAAGAACGCCAACCAGGTCGTTTCCATCGCATCGCTGACCAAGCTGATGACCGCGATGGTCGTGCTCGACGCCAAACAGGACATGAACGAACAGATCGCCATCGACCAGCGCGACGTCGACATGCTCAAGCACAGCACCTCGCGCGTGCCGGTGGGCGCCGTGATCAGCCGCCACGACGTGCTCGCGCTGGCATTGATGAGCTCCGACAACCGCGCCGCGGCTTCCCTGGGCCGCACCTATCCGGGCGGCGTGGTGGCGTTCAAGTCGGCCGTGCGCGCCAAGGTGGCGGCGCTCGGCATGACGCAGACCGTCATCGAAGAGCCGACCGGCCTGTCGCCGAACAACAAGTCGACGGCGTCGGACCTGATCAAGATGGCCAGGGCGGCATCGGCCTATCCGGAAATCACACGCATCACGACCGAGTCGAGCGATACGATCAATATCAGCGGCCGCGAGGTCGAGTACCGCAACACCAACCGCCTGGTCGGCGCCAAGGGCTGGGAAATCGGCCTGTCGAAAACCGGCTACACGGAAGAAGCGGGCCGCTGCCTGATCATGAAGATCAAATCGGCCGGCAAGAACGCGACCCTGGTGCTGCTCAATGCCAAGGCCAGTTCGGCCCGGATTCTTGATGCGCTCAACATCCGGCGCTTCGTCGCCGGCGACGACGCGCCGGCGCTTGCCCATGCACCGGCACGCCAGCGCGCGCAGCATGTGATCGTGGCGGCGGCGCGCGCGCCGGTGATCAAGGCCAGCCTGCATGGCCGTGGGCGCAACTATCCAGTGATCGTCGCCGCCCACCATGGTCCGGCGGCCAAGGCGGGGCTGCACAGCAGGGTCAAGTTAAAGCAGAACAAACCGGTCATCCACCGCCACCGCCACGAGTAA
- the recD gene encoding exodeoxyribonuclease V subunit alpha — protein sequence MKSAPSLDALWVQVAMLTEDGQLRRLSGTFARFVGSLGSATPALMLACVLLSELEGRGHSCLMLDQLALDPATLMAWDKEQWQALVRSAGALPKNRKGWIDQLTASDQVWHVGDLDFDQPLVLDGERLYLRRYWRDETLVAHTIRARAEQVREVDAPAVRIWLDILFASERRTKGPDWQKLACAIALRGAIAIITGGPGTGKTYTVARLLALLFAVAPDAGRQRIALAAPTGKAAARLKQSIDKALTELADKVGTTLPLRELTARMGAARTLHSLLGARPDTRTFAHNKGNPLDIDVLIVDEASMVHLEMMASLLDALPLGATLILLGDKDQLASVEAGAVLGDLCRDAQAGGYSAATMAYALAASGETIPAEYGGAGGALAQQTVMLRSSRRFSGPIGQLALAVNAGDVARAEEVLRAGDGTVRWIEQGHQQHVVQLAFDGYAPYLSLTAEGDGGQAHETWVRAVLHRFEAFRVLCAVREGEWGVGGLNGAIEQRLDAAGLIRRRGEWYVGRPVMITRNDYGTGVFNGDIGLTLGDPARPGSLRVYFLEGDKVRSVLATRLRHVETAFAMTVHKSQGSEFAHTVLVLPRERGAMIARELIYTGITRASAQFTLVSPGAAILGESIAQRTQRASGLREMIAG from the coding sequence ATGAAGAGCGCCCCCTCGCTCGACGCCCTGTGGGTGCAGGTCGCCATGCTGACCGAAGATGGCCAGTTGCGGCGCCTGTCCGGCACGTTCGCGCGTTTCGTCGGCTCGCTCGGCAGCGCCACGCCGGCCCTGATGCTGGCCTGCGTGCTGCTGTCCGAACTGGAAGGGCGGGGCCACAGCTGCCTGATGCTCGACCAGCTGGCGCTCGACCCGGCCACCCTGATGGCCTGGGACAAGGAGCAGTGGCAGGCGCTGGTCCGTTCGGCCGGCGCGCTGCCCAAAAACCGCAAGGGCTGGATCGACCAGCTGACCGCTTCCGACCAGGTGTGGCATGTGGGCGACCTCGATTTCGACCAGCCGCTGGTGCTCGACGGCGAGCGCCTGTACCTGCGCCGCTACTGGCGCGACGAAACCCTGGTCGCGCATACGATCCGCGCGCGCGCCGAACAGGTGCGCGAGGTCGATGCACCGGCGGTGCGCATCTGGCTCGACATATTATTCGCGTCGGAGCGCCGCACCAAGGGACCGGACTGGCAAAAGCTGGCCTGCGCGATCGCGCTGCGCGGCGCGATCGCCATCATCACCGGCGGTCCGGGGACCGGCAAGACCTACACCGTGGCGCGCCTGCTGGCACTGCTGTTCGCGGTGGCGCCGGACGCGGGACGCCAGCGCATCGCACTGGCCGCGCCGACCGGCAAGGCGGCGGCGCGCCTGAAGCAATCGATCGACAAGGCGCTGACCGAACTGGCCGACAAGGTCGGCACCACCTTGCCGCTGCGCGAGCTGACCGCGCGCATGGGGGCGGCGCGCACCTTGCATAGTCTGCTGGGCGCGCGTCCCGACACCCGCACCTTCGCGCACAACAAGGGCAATCCGCTCGATATCGACGTCCTCATTGTCGACGAAGCGTCGATGGTGCACCTGGAGATGATGGCCTCCTTGCTCGATGCGCTGCCGCTGGGCGCGACCCTGATCCTGTTGGGCGACAAGGACCAGCTGGCGTCGGTGGAGGCGGGCGCGGTGCTGGGTGATCTGTGCCGCGATGCGCAGGCCGGCGGGTATTCGGCGGCCACCATGGCGTATGCGCTGGCGGCCAGCGGCGAAACCATTCCGGCCGAGTATGGCGGCGCTGGCGGGGCGCTGGCGCAGCAGACCGTGATGCTGCGCAGCAGCCGCCGTTTCAGCGGGCCGATCGGGCAACTGGCGCTGGCGGTCAATGCCGGGGATGTCGCGCGCGCCGAGGAAGTACTGCGCGCCGGCGACGGCACGGTGCGCTGGATCGAGCAGGGGCACCAGCAGCATGTGGTGCAACTGGCTTTTGACGGCTATGCGCCGTATCTGTCCCTGACCGCCGAGGGCGATGGCGGGCAGGCGCACGAGACCTGGGTACGCGCGGTGCTGCATCGCTTCGAGGCGTTTCGCGTGTTGTGCGCGGTGCGCGAGGGCGAGTGGGGCGTGGGCGGCCTGAACGGCGCCATCGAGCAGCGGCTCGACGCGGCAGGGCTGATCCGGCGCCGCGGCGAGTGGTATGTGGGGCGGCCGGTGATGATCACCCGGAACGATTATGGTACGGGCGTGTTCAATGGCGATATCGGTTTGACCCTGGGCGATCCGGCCCGTCCGGGGTCGCTGCGCGTGTATTTTCTGGAGGGCGACAAGGTGCGCAGCGTGCTGGCGACGCGCTTGCGCCATGTGGAGACGGCGTTCGCGATGACGGTGCACAAATCGCAGGGATCGGAATTCGCGCACACGGTGCTGGTGCTGCCGCGCGAACGCGGGGCGATGATCGCGCGCGAGCTGATTTACACGGGGATCACGCGGGCCAGTGCGCAGTTCACCCTGGTGTCGCCGGGGGCGGCGATCCTGGGCGAATCGATTGCCCAGCGCACCCAGAGGGCGAGCGGATTGCGCGAAATGATTGCGGGGTGA